The nucleotide window CCATCGTAGAGAAAGGACATATACCAGACTATTCCATGCGATCCTAATTGCTTCTAGGTAGGAAGAAAATAGCATTAAGTGGTTTACCACTAGGGTTGACCACATAATTTGTGGTAATAAGTGGAATGGATGTAAACAATATGTCACTTTTGACAAGCAGTGAGTCATAATCAGTCTTGTGCATGCTCCTTTCTGTTATAGAAGGTACAGTCCACATAATGGCTTCAAGGTGGATGTGAGAGAAGAGAAGGTCACTCCCAACCTACAGCTAACAACATGAGTAACTAATGAGCATTTTCACTTATAATTCACAAAGATTATTGAGGTTTTTGGTGTTGTTTCTTACTTAAAGTAGCCTCCTAACAAATACAGCCACCTTGGTTTCACAATGGTTTGTCTACCTACTGTTAAGTACTATGTAGGTTCAAATGCACAGGGCAGTTACATAAATAAAGACACTGTACCTTCCTTAAATAGAATATATTCTACCTCAGCTTCTGCTGGATCCTGGATCAGTAGTCCACTGAACTATGCCCAATCACCTTGAGAAATGCCCTTTTAATGTCTTTGTTCCTCAGACTGTAGACCACAGGGTTGAGCAAGGCTGTAAAGACATTGTAAAAGAGTGATATCTGCTTGATTTGCTCAGGAGAGTAGCTGGAGTGGGGTCTCATGTAGATATAAGAGGCTGGAACATAGAAGAATGTGACTACAGTCAGGTGGGAAGCACAGGTAGAGAACGCCTTGCAGCGGGCCTGGGTGGACTTGATCTTGAGAATTGCCAGAGCAATATGAATGTATGAGGCCACAATGAGAGAAATTGGAGTAACAACCAACAAAACACTCAAGATCAGGTCTACCATCTCAATGAGGTGGGTATCCATGCAAGCCAGGCTACGCACTGAAGGGCCTTGACAGAAGTAGTGGTTGACCTTGTTGGGCCCACAATATGGCAGATTCATAATAAAGAAGGTAtgtaagaaagcagagaggaaaccaCAGACTAAAGACCCAGATGCCAACCGTACGCACAGTCCCCAGTTGAGGATGACAGTATAGCGTAGTGGGTAGCaaatggccacatatctgtcataAGCCATGACAACAAAGAAAGTGCACTCAGTTATACCCAGGGCACTAAACATATACATCTGCATCCAGCAGCCAGCAAAGGAGATGGTCTTAGAGTGAGCAAGAAGATTCACCAACATCTGGGGCACGGTGGTAGTGACATAGCCCATATCCACCATGGCGAGTAtacagaggaagaagtacatgggagtgtgcagatgtgtgtccaGGCAGATCAGCAGGATGATGAGCCCATTGCCCATGACTGAGCTCAGGTAGATGAGAAGGAACACAATGAAGAGGATGTGGTTGGTCGTGGGGTCACTGGAGAAGCCAAGCAGGATAAACTCAGAAACCCTGGTTTGGTTCTGTCCTGGAATCATCCACATGGTGGAGGCCTGTAAGAGAATCACATTCATCTATGAGTCACCGGACTGGTGAGATCACTAAaaggttaagagctctgactgctgtTTCAGGGAACCAGATTGCTCagagctgtctgtgactccagttccaaggatttGACTCCCtctttgacctctacatgcatgaCACATACATGATGCACAAACATGCTTGTGAACAAAAACCTAcattcataaaatgaataaaaatagtacttttgaattaagaaaagaaagactagGGTATGTTTCTGAGCACACTGTTCAGTTTCTGTGCACGCTTCTCAAGTTACTGAACCTTCTCATGCCTTAGTCTCTTCATCTATCAAATGAGGCTGATGACACTCATGTCTCTAGCTTATTATGAATATCTAAAGCATCTCACATAACTCCTGGAAACACCATGTGACACATGACATGTCGTATGCAGTCTTATAGCCTCATTTCACCTCTGGGAAAGTAGAGATTGATGCTGAGAGCGAGCAGGCTAGCTACACTAACTGAAATgataagctctgggttcagttgaAAAACCCTGCCTTAATGAGTAAGTGGAGAACAATTGAGGAAGGATCCTGTGTTAGTCTGtgaacacacgcatgcacacacacacacacacacacacacacacacacacagagagagagaaacacacatactCCACAGATATACAAAAAGAGAGTAAACAAGTAGACAAAGGAAACTTAGCAGCACACAGAAtcatatgaataataataaagttcATGCATGCAAAGCACTGGAGACACGGCAGTCTTCCCTGGGAACACTGATAGACAAGTGAGCaggaaaattctttcttccttttctactcTTGTCTCCCTCTGCATATACACAATCAATTCCAGATGTACTGTACATGTGAGTGTTGAATCTAAAgcaacctatttttttttaattttggttttttgagacaggatttctctgtgtcacagctctgactgtcctggaactcattttgtagtccagactggccttgaactcacagaaagctacctgcctctgcctcccgagagctggtaTCACAGACAGGTGCTCCCACCATTTGGCTGCAACTAAATTTCTAACATCAAGCCTGATAAATGTTTTTATCTTCTTAGAGTAAGCAAAGGCAAGATTTCTTCAAAGGAGAACTTTCCAGGAAAAAAGCAATGATAATCTAgaataagggaaaaaaaataactactCAAAATACTTATACAAAGATGTAGGAAAAAACATAAACATAACAGCAGATGCTCCCATAGAACAGTGAACCACATTTAACGGGCATTTCACAGGCAGCTGTCTAGtgagcactgaggaggctgaggttcTTAGCATCATTACATCTGGAAACTACAAAAGAACAGCACAGCAGGAACGCCCACCTCCTCTTCTCAGTCTCACATCATCACACCCCTACCAGCCTGGCTACAATAACAGAACCCAGTATGGACAAGAGTAACTGAATCTAATGAGAGAGTAAATATAAATGATCCCTTTAGTGTGTGCCTGGCCGTGTTCCCTAAAGTTGAACATATTTAATGCTTTGCTCAACAATATAGGTGTCAACTATATTTCTGAAACAATCTGTGAACATCTAGGCAAATACAAACATAAGCTC belongs to Microtus pennsylvanicus isolate mMicPen1 chromosome 13, mMicPen1.hap1, whole genome shotgun sequence and includes:
- the LOC142833719 gene encoding olfactory receptor 2A12-like yields the protein MWMIPGQNQTRVSEFILLGFSSDPTTNHILFIVFLLIYLSSVMGNGLIILLICLDTHLHTPMYFFLCILAMVDMGYVTTTVPQMLVNLLAHSKTISFAGCWMQMYMFSALGITECTFFVVMAYDRYVAICYPLRYTVILNWGLCVRLASGSLVCGFLSAFLHTFFIMNLPYCGPNKVNHYFCQGPSVRSLACMDTHLIEMVDLILSVLLVVTPISLIVASYIHIALAILKIKSTQARCKAFSTCASHLTVVTFFYVPASYIYMRPHSSYSPEQIKQISLFYNVFTALLNPVVYSLRNKDIKRAFLKVIGHSSVDY